Proteins from a single region of Apium graveolens cultivar Ventura chromosome 7, ASM990537v1, whole genome shotgun sequence:
- the LOC141672167 gene encoding uncharacterized protein LOC141672167, translating to MENSLVNSISAVISKESGFVDTRGSDDGCDKGKSGGVDDGGKKVKKRKRSQNVGLGGGDVKAKTSRSSVENGGLGKVELGSGLDRGGLSGFSIGLDGGDVIRVPRKKRGSVGSMSHVAKQSGSCSSVDQIGKMTSDLKDGSGVVLSVPLHAKKKRGQLVVDKGKSVDKTEFLESDLKDCKTDVLSIPQHAKKKRGKLVVGKGKVVDQTEVLESDLKGCEADVPSIPQHAKKKTKQLISDEGNLVDQIAKLESDLKDGTTAKPRMPKHGKKRREPLVVDKGSSVDQTADLNSDKKDCMTEIPRRPQHAKKRREPLIFDNGSSVDQTDNLNCDGKDTTVAKPIILEVDEKRIEQLVIDKEELVDQTAMLKSVLKDCMTTPPSTLQHAKKRRKKLIADEGKGSDASFKKEQSHVKKRKGLPLDRLEFAEKTQPAVGHREITSEDSMDDEENLEKNAAMMLSSRFDPRCTGPSSKSKSSLSHSGGDTGSHTENLQTSSECPSPDNASRSLRPRSNHKEKGCPRKRRHFYEVVYMDKDPRWFLNKRIKVFWPLDERWYHGLVNDYDEERKLHHVKYDDKDKEWINLQNERFMLLLLRSEVTDVKKPLQSCTEDRVTDETRKKLSTSETGTNSRNHLETEPIISWLARSNRDKSLAGVKKQKTFHPSPSDSSPLSGNVTNAHRNSNVCSLERETSGVQFSDSVDRLAAEADGGEVMSKHFSTLKENGLPTVYFRRRFRKRKHASVSMPVDNNIRISLPTEDGLPTIADRFSTSDNENVHLDRVNPSNLMLVIGNDGMSKLNLALLPLKEFVTHVSLLPVRCLLDLSCGSETSRYTRLSLLQQYGSIVSTWPAVYLEMLFVDNEVGLRFFVLEGCLKQAVASVFVVLNMFFDAKKRSGPVDLQIPATSIRFKLSCRQDLRKQHIFSFYNFYKIKDSNWLHLDTIFQKKSFFSKKLPLTECTLGKIQALESGSKKIHINSVSWQSSFQGTRRNSFQDTIPIGLSKPGKENRNQPLNCNVMPGILPLAISFSAAPLLFRSLHLKLLMKSSIACVRLRECTLACSLDSGENTFKSTTNDYAVAKHGSEIFPQMVPESTPGIFVSNEQLETHALTANMNCGRIMSSLHHEDKSLDAVKTNTCSRDGGSIRTDVIAHSLNRESHNPELERLLTLKNRMSCKDHGSAVISGENDTHNLKSMSVEIPEIDLAKSSVLGKSPGVQRVADYISTMSGGTSPNTVSPKRFWTANTRNLSSSPLAEISPVWHGEITNAVHSGFGNGPRKPRTQVHYAMPSAGSEFSPRHKPLNQNGLPFRRVRRASEKRTSDDAKGSRRNLELLACDSNLLITLGDRCWREFGARVTLELADQNEWRLAVKFSGSTRYSHKVLHVFQPGSTNRYTHAMMWKGGKDWALEFPDRGQWMLFKEMHEECYNRNIRAASVKNIPIPGVHLVEENEALAEKYLFMRSPRYFRQIEDDIDMALNPSKILYDMDSEDEEWILRNENTFQTQGTCHVAITDDLFEKTMDTLEKVAYAQRRDHFTVAEIEKLMGGFLPSEVYNAIYQHWQQKRKKTGYPLIRHLQPPSWERYQQKMQEWNQLMSKANSAAAYGGKVKKPPPVEKPAMFAFCLKPRGLEVPNKGSKHRSQKKIHANQVPIGDQDGVHTFGRRSNSFAFRDEKATYADYSPENSDTSTSRRMYSPTDVCSHEYFSLNNDTSDFDNPPKLYKNKSKKIGALMPRSNLHALPSYNHRTPGKRNGVQWRDTEPIQMHYQSEVNQGPGNMQLGVRDLDEFGVRAASSAAKRASIIAVLKREKAQRMLYRADLAISKAASAIITADSLKASYCPNEDKNASSSE from the exons ATGGAAAATAGTTTAGTTAACTCGATAAGTGCGGTGATCTCGAAAGAAAGTGGGTTTGTGGATACTCGGGGTTCGGATGATGGGTGTGATAAGGGGAAGAGTGGGGGTGTAGATGATGGTGGTAAGAAGGTGAAAAAGAGGAAGAGGAGTCAAAATGTGGGATTGGGTGGTGGTGATGTGAAGGCGAAGACGAGTAGGAGTAGTGTCGAGAATGGGGGTTTGGGGAAGGTCGAGTTGGGTTCGGGTTTGGATAGAGGTGGATTGAGTGGATTTTCGATTGGTTTGGATGGTGGTGATGTTATTAGGGTTCCGAGGAAGAAGCGGGGATCTGTAGGGAGTATGAGTCATGTGGCGAAGCAATCGGGATCATGTAGCTCGGTGGATCAGATTGGAAAAATGACGTCTGATTTGAAGGATGGTTCTGGTGTTGTGTTGAGTGTACCCCTGCATGCTAAAAAGAAGAGAGGACAGTTGGTTGTTGATAAAGGGAAGTCGGTTGATAAGACTGAATTTTTGGAGTCTGATTTGAAGGATTGTAAGACTGATGTGCTGAGTATACCCCAGCATGCGAAGAAGAAGAGAGGAAAGTTGGTTGTTGGTAAAGGGAAGGTGGTTGATCAGACTGAAGTGTTGGAATCTGATTTGAAGGGCTGTGAGGCGGATGTGCCGAGTATACCTCAGCATGCAAAGAAGAAAACAAAACAGTTGATTAGTGATGAAGGGAACTTGGTTGATCAGATTGCGAAGTTGGAATCTGATTTGAAGGATGGTACGACTGCTAAACCGAGAATGCCTAAGCATGGTAAGAAGAGGAGAGAACCTTTGGTTGTTGATAAAGGAAGCTCGGTTGATCAGACTGCCGATTTGAACTCTGATAAGAAGGATTGTATGACTGAGATACCAAGAAGACCTCAGCATGCTAAGAAGAGAAGAGAACCGTTGATTTTTGATAATGGAAGCTCGGTTGATCAGACTGACAATTTGAACTGCGATGGGAAGGATACTACTGTTGCTAAACCAATAATACTTGAAGTTGATGAAAAGAGAATAGAACAGTTGGTTATTGACAAAGAAGAATTGGTTGATCAGACTGCCATGTTAAAATCTGTTTTGAAGGATTGTATGACTACTCCACCGAGTACACTCCAACATGCTAAGAAGAGAAGAAAAAAGCTTATTGCTGATGAAGGAAAAGGCAGTGATGCATCTTTCAAAAAAGAGCAGAGCCATGTGAAGAAAAGAAAGGGCCTGCCTTTAGATAGATTAGAGTTTGCAGAAAAGACCCAGCCTGCAGTTGGCCATAGAGAAATTACTTCTGAAGATTCCATGGATGACGAGGAAAACCTTGAGAAAAATGCAGCCATGATGCTTTCATCTCGATTTGATCCTCGGTGCACAGGCCCTTCTTCCAAAAGCAAATCTTCCTTAAGTCATTCTGGTGGAGACACTGGTAGTCACACAGAGAACTTGCAAACCAGTTCTGAGTGCCCTTCCCCTGATAATGCTAGCAGATCACTAAGACCAAGGTCTAACCACAAAGAGAAAGGATGTCCTCGAAAGAGACGCCATTTCTATGAAGTTGTGTACATGGACAAAGATCCCCGGTGGTTTTTGAACAAAAGGATCAAGGTGTTTTGGCCTTTGGATGAGAGGTGGTATCATGGGCTTGTGAATGATTATGATGAAGAGAGAAAACTTCACCATGTGAAATATGATGATAAGGATAAAGAATGGATAAACCTTCAAAATGAGCGGTTCATGCTCTTACTTCTGCGCAGTGAAGTTACAGATGTAAAAAAGCCGCTACAGTCTTGTACTGAGGATAGAGTGACTGATGAGACCAGAAAAAAATTATCTACGAGTGAAACCGGCACCAATTCCAGAAATCATTTGGAGACGGAGCCTATCATATCATGGTTGGCTCGTTCTAATCGAGACAAATCTTTGGCTGGTGTAAAGAAACAGAAGACATTCCATCCGTCTCCCAGTGACTCATCACCATTGTCTGGAAATGTCACAAATGCACATAGGAATAGTAATGTATGTTCGCTGGAAAGGGAAACGAGTGGAGTACAATTTTCTGATTCTGTGGATAGATTAGCTGCGGAGGCAGATGGCGGGGAAGTGATGTCGAAGCATTTTTCCACCTTAAAGGAAAATGGCTTACCCACTGTTTACTTCAGGAGGAGGTTCCGCAAGAGGAAACATGCATCCGTTTCCATGCCTGTTGATAACAATATACGGATAAGTTTGCCTACAGAGGATGGGTTACCCACTATTGCTGATAGGTTCTCGACTTCCGATAATGAAAATGTTCATTTAGATCGCGTCAACCCCAGCAATCTAATGTTGGTGATAGGTAATGATGGCATGTCGAAGCTCAACCTGGCTTTGTTACCATTAAAAGAATTTGTTACTCATGTAAGTTTATTACCGGTCCGCTGTCTCTTGGATTTATCATGTGGTTCCGAGACATCCAGATATACCCGTCTGTCATTATTGCAGCAATATGGTTCAATAGTCAGTACATGGCCCGCAGTTTACCTTGAGATGCTTTTTGTTGACAATGAAGTTGGTTTAAGGTTTTTCGTGCTTGAAGGTTGCCTAAAGCAGGCTGTTGCCTCTGTTTTTGTCGTTCTCAACATGTTTTTTGACGCAAAGAAACGGAGTGGGCCTGTTGATTTGCAAATTCCAGCGACGTCAATAAGATTTAAACTATCATGTAGACAAGATCTTAGAAAGCAGCATATTTTTTCATTCTACAACTTCTACAAAATTAAAGATTCTAACTGGTTGCACCTAGATACCATTTTTCAAAAGAAGAgttttttttctaaaaaacttCCTCTTACTGAATGCACTCTGGGGAAAATCCAAGCCCTTGAAAGTGGGAGCAAAAAGATACACATAAATTCTGTTAGTTGGCAATCCTCCTTTCAG GGTACTAGAAGAAACTCTTTTCAGGATACTATACCCATCGGCCTTTCTAAACCTGGCAAGGAAAATAGGAATCAGCCTCTTAACTGTAATGTGATGCCTGGGATTCTACCACTTGCTATTTCTTTTAGTGCTGCACCGCTTTTATTCCGTAGCCTTCATCTGAAGCTACTGATGAAAAGTAGTATAGCTTGTGTCCGTCTTAGGGAGTGTACTCTTGCTTGTTCTTTGGATAGTGGAGAAAATACTTTCAAGTCAACAACCAATGATTATGCTGTAGCCAAGCATGGTTCTGAGATCTTTCCGCAAATGGTTCCTGAAAGTACTCCAGGAATTTTCGTTTCAAATGAGCAGCTAGAAACTCATGCCTTGACTGCTAATATGAACTGTGGTAGAATTATGTCGTCTCTACATCACGAAGATAAAAGTTTAGATGCTGTTAAAACAAATACTTGCTCCCGTGATGGTGGAAGTATCAGGACTGATGTTATTGCTCACTCCCTGAATAGGGAAAGTCACAATCCAGAATTAGAGAGGCTGTTGACATTAAAAAATAGGATGTCATGTAAAGATCATGGTTCCGCAGTTATTTCTGGGGAGAATGATACTCATAATTTGAAAAGCATGAGTGTTGAAATCCCAGAAATTGATTTAGCAAAAAGCAGTGTTCTTGGTAAATCGCCTGGTGTACAGAGGGTTGCTGATTATATTTCAACTATGAGTGGTGGAACGAGCCCTAATACTGTTAGTCCTAAAAGGTTTTGGACTGCCAACACAAGAAATTTAAGTTCTTCGCCTCTTGCAGAAATCTCTCCTGTTTGGCATGGCGAGATAACAAATGCTGTTCACAGTGGCTTTGGTAATGGACCCAGAAAACCACGAACTCAGGTCCATTATGCTATGCCTTCTGCTGGTTCAGAATTCAGTCCAAGGCATAAACCTCTAAATCAGAACGGGCTTCCTTTTAGGCGAGTTAGGCGAGCCAGTGAAAAGAGGACATCTGATGACGCTAAAGGTTCCCgaagaaacttggagttgttAGCATGCGATTCAAATTTGCTAATAACTCTTGGAGATAGATGCTGGAGAGAATTTGGGGCTCGGGTTACCTTAGAACTTGCAGATCAAAATGAGTGGAGACTTGCTGTCAAGTTTTCTGGAAGTACTAGGTACTCGCATAAGGTGCTTCATGTCTTTCAACCCGGGTCAACAAACCGCTATACACATGCCATGATGTGGAAAGGAGGAAAAGACTGGGCCTTGGAATTCCCTGACAGGGGTCAATGGATGCTGTTTAAGGAAATGCACGAGGAGTGTTACAACCGCAACATTCGTGCAGCTTCAGTGAAAAACATTCCTATACCTGGTGTACATTTAGTGGAGGAAAATGAAGCTCTTGCAGAAAAATATCTATTTATGCGTTCTCCCAGGTACTTCCGGCAGATTGAGGATGATATTGACATGGCTTTAAATCCCTCAAAGATTTTATATGACatggatagtgaagatgaagaatgGATTTTAAGGAATGAAAACACTTTCCAAACCCAGGGAACTTGTCATGTGGCAATCACTGATGATCTCTTTGAAAAAACTATGGATACATTAGAGAAGGTTGCATATGCTCAACGGCGTGATCACTTTACTGTTGCTGAAATTGAAAAGCTCATGGGTGGGTTTTTGCCAAGTGAAGTATATAATGCCATCTACCAACACTGGCAGCAGAAGCGGAAGAAAACTGGGTATCCATTGATACGACACTTGCAG CCTCCATCATGGGAAAGGTACCAACAAAAAATGCAAGAGTGGAATCAATTAATGAGCAAAGCCAACAGTGCCGCTGCCTATGGAGGTAAGGTGAAGAAACCGCCACCTGTGGAGAAACCAGCCATGTTTGCTTTCTGTTTGAAGCCACGTGGTTTGGAAGTGCCTAACAAGGGTTCGAAGCATAGATCGCAGAAGAAAATTCACGCTAACCAGGTTCCCATTGGGGATCAAGATGGTGTTCATACTTTTG GAAGAAGATCAAATTCATTTGCATTCCGAGATGAGAAAGCTACATATGCTGACTATAGTCCTGAGAATTCAGATACTTCCACTTCAAGAAGGATGTACTCGCCAACTGATGTCTGTAGTCATGAATATTTTTCTCTGAACAATGATACATCTGACTTTGATAACCCCCCCAAACTATACAAGAACAAGTCAAAAAAGATTGGGGCATTAATGCCTCGTAGCAATTTACATGCATTGCCTTCATACAACCACAGGACACCTGGAAAGAGGAATGGGGTGCAGTGGCGCGATACGGAGCCAATTCAAATGCATTACCAATCTGAAGTGAACCAAGGGCCAGGGAATATGCAGTTAGGTGTGCGGGATCTAGATGAGTTCGGTGTTCGTGCGGCATCAAGTGCAGCCAAGCGCGCGTCTATAATTGCTGTGTTAAAAAGAGAAAAAGCCCAGAGAATGCTTTATAGAGCAGATCTTGCTATTAGCAAGGCAGCTTCTGCTATTATCACTGCTGATTCACTGAAAGCCTCTTATTGCCCGAATGAAGATAAAAATGCTAGCTCATCTGAATGA